A single Xenopus laevis strain J_2021 chromosome 3S, Xenopus_laevis_v10.1, whole genome shotgun sequence DNA region contains:
- the LOC108703471 gene encoding olfactory receptor 11L1, with translation MHEKNQTLVTEIFLLGFQNLHNFKIPLFSLFLLIYIMTVWENVLIIVLVSSSRNLQSPMYFFLQQLSLCDLLESSNIVPLLLQTVIHDGITLSFFGCMMQYYFFSTTASFECLLLAVMSYDRYVAICIPLRYSSIMSHRVCVTFIFVSWALGFGLTVITVDLIGTLQFCNQNTINHFFCDFLPLLELSCSDTFSLQIEVFFLSVPLVFLPFTLIVISYMCIGHAILKIVSNTGRQKAFSTCSSHLAVVSLFYGTLTVVYEVPSQRQSQTISKVLSLLYTVVISLVNPLIYSLRNKDLIIAFKNLKVNLVNLLVR, from the coding sequence ATGCATGAGAAGAACCAGACGTTGGTCACTGAGATCTTTCTCTTGGGATTTCAGAATCTCCACAACTTCAAGATTCCCCTGTTCTCGCTGTTTCTTCTGATTTACATTATGACAGTTTGGGAGAACGTTCTTATCATAGTGTTGGTGTCCTCCAGCCGGAATCTCcagtcccccatgtacttctttctccaGCAGTTGTCCCTGTGTGATCTTCTGGAGTCCTCAAATATTGTCCCCCTCCTTCTCCAAACTGTAATTCATGATGGAATCACATTGTCCTTTTTTGGTTGTATGAtgcagtattattttttttccaccacaGCATCATTTGAGTGTTTGCTTCTAGCagtaatgtcctatgacagatatgtggccatctgtatcccactgcgttactcttctataatgtcccacagggtttgtgttacatttatttttgtatcatGGGCTCTTGGGTTTGGCCTTACAGTGATTACAGTGGATCTTATTGGGACACTACAGTTCTGTAACCAAAATACCATCaatcatttcttctgtgatttctTACCACTTCTTGAGCTTTCCTGCTCAGACACTTTCTCACTACaaattgaagtattttttctgtcAGTTCCTTTGGTTTTTCTACCATTTACACTCATCGTTATATCATATATGTGTATTGGCCATGCAATCCTAAAGATAGTGTCCAATactgggagacaaaaagccttctccacctgcagctcccacttggctgtggtctcctTATTTTATGGGACTCTAACTGTTGTTTATGAAGTTCCATCACAAAGGCAATCACAGACAATAAGCAAAGTTCTGTCTCTGTTGTACACTGTAGTGATTTCTTTAGTTAACCCACTGATTTACAGCTTGAGAAATAAAGATCTAATTATTGCCTTTAAAAACCTCAAAGTAAATTTAGTCAACCTTTTGGTAAGGTAG